Within Aricia agestis chromosome Z, ilAriAges1.1, whole genome shotgun sequence, the genomic segment GATGAAGTATTAAATGTCGTGCAAAAGTATTCATCTGAATAATTGTACATACCTATAGATACGAAATTtcggatataatatattaaatggaaaaataaaacaaacaacataattatatattcgtatttaattaaaaaaaaatcgcctATCCAAAATCGTCATCACCAAGAGTACCAATTGTGCATAAAATGTGCTCATTCAGTTTATTAGCAATTGATCGCTATTTTTGATTTGTAATAACCCTGTACAATCAACGGCATATCAGATTAAACACTTTAGAATTTGCACCGCTTTTATACCATCCTATTAAATTTAGTATTACtcgataaaaaattaagaaaatatgaatcaacttcatTATGACACAACAAAATTATAGTACCTAACGACCAATGATTTATCTATCAGATCCTAagatttgttttataattttcacACTAACTCCTTTGCTACTGATTCttagttttattaaattttaaaactgggaatgaaaatattttatgcagCCCGTTTTAACCGTACCGTAGGCATATAGAACGACTTGATGAATAATTACTCAAGTAAATCTttgtttgattttattaaaattatattttttaatgtttcatcCAGTAATCTGTTCCTGGATGGGGTCAAAATGAATTTAAGTACAGAAAAAAGTCTTTCCACTGTTACCTGTGTAATCGGAGCAGCCAATGCTATAAGTGCTAACTTTGCAAGCCTGTGTGATTTTAAAGACCAATACTCAATGGAGCTTTCCGTAACAGCAAGTCGTGGTGCAGCTAAATATTCAGAAAGATAATAATCTAGATCTAACGAAATGGTATCTAATGGTGCACGTACTCTTTGAGTAAGGCTTAAAATGTCTTCTAAACTTTGCAGATCACTTTGAAAACTGTCGCTTGATATATTACTCAAAGACGTAAGGTCACGTGAACAACCTGGAGATAGAAGCGAATTTGATGTGGCAGCTTGTTCTTCCTCCCGAGTTATTGCCTGTGCACGTTTTTCCACTTCAAGCATCTGTTGGTGAACACCTCTAATGTAGCATTTCGCAGTCTGTCTCTCGTCTTCAGATAAGATTAACTTTAATCGAGGATCCAGAAAAATTCCCAGTAAAAATGCTTTACCttctaataaatttttttctcGCCTTGTCATAGATACCACTACATCTTGTGCCAAAGGTAAATTAATTTTTTCGGTTTTTGCCTTACAAATTGTCCAAATGGAGAAGAAATCGCCAACAGTTAGTTGTTCCGCTTGCAGTCTAACAGTAGCTTCTTTAGATGGTTCTAATGAAATGATTATATGGTTTATTTTGATCCACTCATTTTCCGAAATTATTTCGCAGATATCGTTGCAGCTGTCGCAAAATGTCTTGAGTTCTTTTAATCTTTCTAGCATATAGTACGTAGAGAACCACCTAGTGGTGCAGTCAAGAATaggctttttaaatttttccaattttatttttagtttcatAAGTGGACGACGTAGAATTCTCACAACATTACGACACTTTTCAATTAAGGTCTCATAGTCATTTTTTAGCACATCTTTAATACACAACTGCAGAGTATGTGCTGCACACGCAATTTGTCGAATCTCGACCATTCTTTCTTGTTCGttatcatttaaaaatgttGCATTGAAATGTTCTAGACTGTATGCGTAATCATCACTGTGATAAACTAGTTCGTCTTCATCTTCATCGCCATCATTTTCTGTACCAGTTTCGTTGTCATTATTTATCTCTTCATTTaaaagttttgaaatttttaagtaatttgcACCATTATCAGTCGTTAacgagtaaatattatataaatcaattCGAAAATCAGCTAGTACTTCTAGGAGGGTACATTTCAAATTTTCTGAAGTTTGACTACAGAATATTTCTTTAATAGCCAAATTTCGTACCACAATTTTCGAATTTTTTATATACTGAATGTTTATACCAACAAATTGACGATCCATACACGTGGCTGAGTCCATCTTCACAGATATAAGAGTTTGAGCCACTTCAGTtactattttttcttttattgtgTTGGCTTTTTCTGcaattaatgttttaatttttttgcagtTCGCTTCCTCCACAAAATCAGCACATATCAAAgcttttatttctttaaatgcGTTGTCTTCAAGCAATGAAAATGGTCGTCCATGTATTGCTATCAGTTTCACACAACACTGCAATAATCTTTCGCGCTTTTTTTCCTTTTCCTCGTCTTTTCTGTTTTTATTTGGTTTTAATTTATCCACTCTACTTGTATTTTCATTGATAGCCAATACCTCTTGATACTTCGTTTCATGTTTTAATCGCAGATGGTTTAATAAGTTGCTCGCGTGGTTACCCTGCAAATTACAAATAAGTATGGTAAATCACACGGTcagttattttgttattaaagcaGAAAAACTCCTAATTCgacatgaaaaatattttttttattgaattatatttaCGGATAGGTAAGTTACTacataagattattatttttaagtaaaaaaatgaaaaccgacattcaaaataaaaacagCAGTATTATCGCTAAAAAgtgtaaaataactttatattctctaaaatctaaatgctTCCCCATTTCAAGTCGGCTCTTCTATTTCTTTACCCAATCCTAAATATTTAGAAGTCGGTACCAGCAGACGGGACCTCGAGTTCCAGGATATCTTTAGTATGCTATGTTAGGAATAACATTAATTGTTCTTTAAATTCTTGGTTTTGCTGCATATATaggggctggtaccgacttgaAATGGGGAAGCATTTAGAgaatataaagttattttacacTTTTTAGCGATAATACtgctgtttttaaccgacttccaaaaaaaggaggcggttatacgttcggctgtatatatatattttttgttcttttttgtatgttcaacgataattCCGCCGcctgtggaccgattttcaaaaaaatttttttgttgtaaaaggTCTAATTCCAAGTTGGTCCCGTTTCAAAAAAAAGTGGTGACCAGAtcatgggatccatgaggaatcgagggaactcctcgaaatttatatggacacatatggtgattttgactTTTTATGAAGaagtctaagcatatgctaccaaaaataAGATTTCGCTCCAAGGTATACCCTGGATCCAAAAGTACAGAACAGAACACctgactccttatagatacattttTGGGGATTTCAGCATTATTTAAAGAACTGCAAGCATATGCCAATATGTCAATTAgagtaatcatcatcatcaccaccatctTCACACCATAAATCATcacattatgataatataaaggTACTTCTCGTAGTATTTTACACCGACACGGATATGTTTGAACATTACTCTGCCGTTTATGGACTTATCGTATCAAAGAACGTGTCCGTAAGATCCAAAACCGCGCTGTCTGTCGGAAGCGACCACCGCCCGCGCTGTCGTGTTGTCATTTGCGGCCGTGTCTGCCGGCATAACGGTGTGAATGAAATGTCGTCGGATGTATTATCTTCAAACCCAGGTAAGCAAGAGagattgttttattatattttattatgaaatatctaAAATTCCGTAGAACAATGTCGGTTCCGCACATACATCGCTATGTATTATGCAGAACCGACATTGTTCTACggcaataaaatatgtttaatttaattggTAAAGTATTATTTCCATACTTTGCTTTTTTACCACatgtttttatatacttaaattattaatttcctaatTTTGATTTTGTGATGTCGTTTTATTAAATGCTGCGTTGTTCTTCCAAAATGTATAAGTCGCTTGTAGACTAACGACATTGTACTCCGGAGTATGATTACAATTTTTATGCAGCATATTAAGAACCGACGATGTTCTTCGACATAATTCCACATACGACTTTGTTCGGCTACTTAAAATgccaataaaacatattttatttaaaattagacTTATTCatgatttgtttttattatattcatattttatcttGAATATTTTCGTGATTTATAGGTGCTTGTGATGAAAAACCTGAGTCCCTATTGCCAACAGGAGCCGAAGAAATAATCAGGGAACTACACGATGTAGCGGAAGATGTTCTTAGTTCGCTATTAATTTTTCTTGAAGATGTTAATACCAGCTTTGAAGCCTCCCCATCTGTCATTGTAGAGGAATTTGAagacgataatattattgttggtaCGCCCCAATCACCACTGAGAATTCCTACACCTATGCCTCCCCctactaattattatagaaattgtGATGATGTCTTTTGTGGTGCACATGACAGATGGGTAGAAGCATTACCATCTTCGCCAGATACTGTGAGTCAAGTAAGTTCACTATCTGAATCAGATAGCCGCCCTGTGTCTTGTGCAAGGATTTGTGGTCAGAAATGTTTGACTAatttaggaaaaaatatatgtatcaaAATGAGGTAAAATTGTCGATGAAAAGGTTGGGTAAAATGGGTTAGCCTTGCAATTGTCGatttaaatgttttgtatttataggtaCCTTCTATTAACATTGCATACAAATTTTCTTTTGATCACGTCTCatt encodes:
- the LOC121738663 gene encoding zinc finger BED domain-containing protein 4-like, which gives rise to MPRRISNAVHRYFDFDKSAKFSACKECGNKMKGNHASNLLNHLRLKHETKYQEVLAINENTSRVDKLKPNKNRKDEEKEKKRERLLQCCVKLIAIHGRPFSLLEDNAFKEIKALICADFVEEANCKKIKTLIAEKANTIKEKIVTEVAQTLISVKMDSATCMDRQFVGINIQYIKNSKIVVRNLAIKEIFCSQTSENLKCTLLEVLADFRIDLYNIYSLTTDNGANYLKISKLLNEEINNDNETGTENDGDEDEDELVYHSDDYAYSLEHFNATFLNDNEQERMVEIRQIACAAHTLQLCIKDVLKNDYETLIEKCRNVVRILRRPLMKLKIKLEKFKKPILDCTTRWFSTYYMLERLKELKTFCDSCNDICEIISENEWIKINHIIISLEPSKEATVRLQAEQLTVGDFFSIWTICKAKTEKINLPLAQDVVVSMTRREKNLLEGKAFLLGIFLDPRLKLILSEDERQTAKCYIRGVHQQMLEVEKRAQAITREEEQAATSNSLLSPGCSRDLTSLSNISSDSFQSDLQSLEDILSLTQRVRAPLDTISLDLDYYLSEYLAAPRLAVTESSIEYWSLKSHRLAKLALIALAAPITQVTVERLFSVLKFILTPSRNRLLDETLKNIILIKSNKDLLE